The Paenibacillus dendritiformis region TTTGAACATGTCTCCCATTTAGGTTTTGGTATGTCTAAATGTTTAAATATTCTTCTATCTAAGTATTCATCCAAGTTACTTCCTGTAGTAATACTTATGATTTTTGAAAGCATATAGGTTGCGGCATTGTTATATGTAAAATGAGTACCTGGTTTAAATACAATCGGTTCATCAAAGAATAATTGTGAAATATCCCATTCCTGACCACTACTCCAATCAGCCTTCATAACTGGGCATTCTGCATGTCCAGTTCCCATGCAAAGCAAATCATGAATAGTCATCTCTTTTAGGTATTCATGATTTGGGTCATGTTGAATATCTGAGAAAAAATCTATAACATGGTCATTAATTTTAAAGTAGCTCTCCCTAATGGCAATACCGACTGCCATTGATGTAAAGGTTTTGCTTACTGAATATAAAAGAGCAGGCCTTTCTTCTTCAAAATCATGTTTTGCAATTATATTTCCATTTTGCCTAACAATTACATTCAGAACATGAAGATTCTTACTATTTACAGATAAAATCAAATCATTCAATAATTCATTATTCATTGTAACTCTCTCCATT contains the following coding sequences:
- a CDS encoding serine hydrolase domain-containing protein, with amino-acid sequence MNNELLNDLILSVNSKNLHVLNVIVRQNGNIIAKHDFEEERPALLYSVSKTFTSMAVGIAIRESYFKINDHVIDFFSDIQHDPNHEYLKEMTIHDLLCMGTGHAECPVMKADWSSGQEWDISQLFFDEPIVFKPGTHFTYNNAATYMLSKIISITTGSNLDEYLDRRIFKHLDIPKPKWETCSKGIPQGFSGLYLTAEQLSRFGQLILDKGVWKGKQLIPSSYIEQATSVQIKTNDFIPYFATADHHQGYGYQIWMNSCSNSYRMDGLYGQYVVMLPDKNAVITYISNERQNMTGVLELTWETLIDKL